The Salinibaculum sp. SYNS191 genome has a window encoding:
- a CDS encoding winged helix-turn-helix domain-containing protein codes for MGGNASSNDDDNHDTGPSFPMGPEITEDILYVDYVFDALGHPRRRYICYTLHENTELSLSNLATKIAAWERDISKEAVSDRHREKVYVSLYHQHIPKLVDADVITYNEFTETIHPAENTKPLLRALASVDTSLDTVQETMDPGEYHE; via the coding sequence ATGGGTGGGAATGCAAGTTCCAACGACGACGACAACCACGATACGGGCCCGTCGTTTCCCATGGGTCCGGAGATTACGGAGGATATTCTGTACGTCGACTACGTCTTCGACGCGCTGGGACACCCCCGTCGCCGGTATATCTGTTACACGCTGCACGAAAACACGGAACTGTCACTCTCGAACCTGGCCACGAAGATCGCCGCGTGGGAACGCGACATCTCGAAGGAGGCAGTTTCCGACCGTCACCGGGAGAAAGTGTACGTCTCGCTGTATCACCAGCACATCCCGAAACTGGTCGACGCGGACGTAATCACGTACAACGAATTTACCGAGACGATCCACCCTGCCGAGAACACGAAACCGCTTCTGCGGGCACTGGCAAGCGTCGATACCAGTCTCGACACCGTTCAGGAGACGATGGACCCAGGTGAGTACCATGAGTAA
- a CDS encoding aldo/keto reductase yields MEFVTRDGEAVPAVGLGTWQMETDTAYESVLAALELGYRHIDTAQAYGNEDGVGRAIRDADVDRDEVFLTTKVKPTHRSVDDIVSSVRGSLDRLGVQRVDLLLIHWPHPLANLETVMTGLNRAREHGLTRHIGVSNFGTDRLDRARTVSEAPIFTNQVMFHPWWPQRDLLRYCQREGVVLTGYSPLANGALVGNDDLAEIGEQYGKTSAQVALRWATQHTNVMTIPMSTSRAHLAENIDIFDFRLTRTEHDRVTRPSYLQTGLAMARGQLGV; encoded by the coding sequence ATGGAGTTCGTCACCCGCGATGGAGAAGCGGTCCCCGCCGTCGGCCTCGGAACGTGGCAGATGGAAACCGACACTGCGTACGAATCCGTCCTGGCCGCGCTCGAACTCGGATACCGACACATCGACACGGCCCAGGCGTACGGGAACGAAGACGGCGTCGGTCGGGCCATTCGCGATGCCGACGTCGACCGCGACGAGGTGTTCCTCACCACGAAAGTCAAACCCACGCATCGCAGCGTCGACGACATCGTGTCCTCGGTCAGGGGGAGTCTCGACCGACTCGGCGTGCAGCGGGTCGACCTGTTGCTCATCCACTGGCCCCATCCACTCGCGAATCTCGAGACGGTCATGACGGGTCTCAACAGGGCACGCGAACACGGTTTGACCCGGCACATCGGCGTGAGCAACTTCGGCACGGACCGCCTCGACCGGGCGCGCACGGTCTCAGAGGCCCCGATATTCACCAACCAGGTCATGTTCCATCCGTGGTGGCCACAGCGCGACCTGCTCCGGTACTGTCAGCGCGAGGGCGTCGTGCTGACGGGGTACAGCCCGCTCGCAAACGGTGCCCTCGTCGGGAACGACGACCTCGCGGAGATCGGCGAGCAGTACGGGAAGACGAGTGCGCAGGTGGCACTTCGGTGGGCGACCCAGCACACGAATGTGATGACGATACCGATGTCGACGTCCCGGGCACACCTCGCGGAGAACATCGACATCTTCGACTTCAGGCTGACGCGAACCGAGCACGACCGGGTCACTCGCCCCTCGTATCTGCAGACCGGCCTCGCGATGGCTCGGGGACAACTCGGCGTCTAG
- a CDS encoding HalOD1 output domain-containing protein: MSKDRHDSARPGALAHTGENRWRQVAQQHYQPTQDEELTTTIIYALADAENVSPTALKSPPLYRTFDVESLPPTFFDESGASGSREGPSSVTFRYREYVVAVRSDGWIQVYAPRDSGQAETL, encoded by the coding sequence ATGAGTAAGGACCGACACGATAGCGCTCGACCCGGTGCGCTGGCACACACCGGAGAGAACAGATGGCGACAGGTAGCACAGCAACACTACCAGCCGACACAGGACGAGGAACTGACGACGACGATCATCTACGCACTCGCAGACGCCGAAAACGTCTCCCCGACGGCACTGAAATCCCCGCCGCTCTACCGCACGTTCGACGTCGAGTCACTCCCGCCGACGTTCTTCGACGAAAGCGGTGCGTCCGGGTCACGCGAGGGACCCTCCTCTGTGACGTTTCGATACAGAGAGTACGTGGTGGCGGTCAGAAGCGATGGCTGGATTCAGGTCTACGCCCCGAGAGACTCCGGCCAGGCCGAGACGCTGTGA
- the mobA gene encoding molybdenum cofactor guanylyltransferase codes for MRSGVVVAGGRSTRFGASDKAVADLAGTPMVRRVADRLVETVAECVVNCRPDQTPAIREAMAGYPLPVRYGEDDVPDRGPVAGIRNGLREARGEYAAVVACDMPFVEPALIESLFDRAEDADAAVPRLASGWFQTTQAVYRTEAMVAACDVALEAENPRILRPIDELDDVVVIEEDEIESVASTRSFENVNTREELAAAQEQFSDFEG; via the coding sequence ATGCGTAGCGGCGTCGTCGTCGCTGGCGGGCGCTCGACCCGCTTCGGCGCGTCCGACAAGGCCGTCGCGGACCTCGCAGGGACGCCCATGGTTCGGCGCGTCGCGGACCGCCTCGTGGAGACTGTCGCGGAGTGCGTGGTGAACTGCCGGCCCGACCAGACGCCCGCCATCCGCGAGGCGATGGCCGGCTATCCGCTGCCGGTGCGCTACGGCGAGGACGACGTGCCCGACCGGGGCCCGGTCGCGGGCATCCGGAACGGCCTGCGCGAGGCCCGCGGGGAGTACGCGGCCGTCGTCGCCTGTGACATGCCCTTCGTCGAGCCGGCGCTGATAGAGTCCCTCTTCGACCGGGCCGAGGACGCGGACGCCGCCGTCCCGCGGCTGGCGTCGGGGTGGTTCCAGACCACGCAGGCGGTCTACCGGACCGAGGCGATGGTCGCAGCCTGCGACGTCGCCCTCGAAGCGGAGAACCCGCGCATCCTCAGACCGATCGACGAACTTGACGACGTGGTCGTCATCGAGGAAGACGAAATCGAGTCGGTGGCGTCGACCCGCTCCTTCGAGAACGTCAACACACGGGAAGAACTCGCGGCCGCACAGGAGCAGTTCTCGGATTTCGAGGGGTGA
- a CDS encoding cytochrome bc complex cytochrome b subunit — protein MTDNTDHDTDPAEQHAAADREVRTDGGEETATDGSGGIVPPDDETPAWSERKQRTEGLSRLTYEYFERARREDQDLRQQSSYVERDVLAFPAWPHEMIRNLALTSFFVGMVVMLAATMPPHIEAPANSGATPSIILPDWYLYWSFGLLKLNALNPELSLLGGQKLMADQTYGVLANLVVVGAIAVVPFLNKGSARRPVEQPFWAAVGMAGVIFAFTIALLSVKNLFPMDPALLLDLTFLLPIVGGTVTYAVLKSMREGYMFDLNRRYYRLRPPK, from the coding sequence ATGACCGACAACACCGACCACGACACCGACCCAGCGGAACAGCACGCCGCCGCGGACCGCGAGGTCCGGACGGACGGGGGCGAAGAGACCGCCACCGACGGCAGCGGTGGCATCGTCCCGCCGGACGACGAGACGCCCGCCTGGAGCGAGCGCAAGCAGCGCACCGAGGGCCTCTCCCGGCTGACCTACGAGTACTTCGAGCGGGCCCGCCGCGAGGACCAGGACCTTCGCCAGCAGTCGAGTTACGTCGAGCGTGACGTGCTGGCGTTCCCGGCCTGGCCCCACGAGATGATTCGCAACCTCGCGCTGACGAGCTTCTTCGTCGGGATGGTCGTCATGCTGGCGGCGACGATGCCGCCACACATCGAGGCCCCGGCGAACTCCGGCGCGACGCCGTCTATCATCCTGCCGGACTGGTACCTCTACTGGTCGTTTGGCCTGCTCAAGCTCAACGCGCTCAATCCCGAACTCAGCCTGCTCGGCGGGCAGAAGCTGATGGCCGACCAGACCTACGGCGTCCTGGCGAACCTGGTCGTCGTCGGCGCGATCGCCGTCGTGCCGTTCCTGAACAAGGGCAGCGCCCGTCGCCCGGTCGAACAGCCCTTCTGGGCAGCCGTCGGCATGGCCGGTGTCATCTTCGCGTTCACCATCGCGTTGCTCTCGGTGAAGAACCTCTTCCCGATGGACCCGGCGCTGCTGCTGGACCTGACGTTCCTGCTGCCGATCGTGGGCGGCACGGTCACCTACGCGGTCCTGAAGTCGATGCGGGAGGGGTACATGTTCGACCTGAACCGCCGGTACTACCGCCTGCGGCCGCCGAAGTAG
- a CDS encoding cytochrome b yields MSLERKDDHDHKAWMQKRDLSAVESIYLTVLIWMDKRLRVVDYLELLEDLYYKVNMQMPKSHTEQYNLDNKFWYWYPLYALGSFSTIAYVVAAISGALLGFYYAPAAGAANGDPTVAYNSITFIMTDLNLGFFLRSLHRWAAQVMTAAVFLHMLRVYFTGAYKEPRELNWILGIILISLTMVFGYTGYLLPWDQLAYWAGTIGVNMSLSIPLVGEWVAQLLFGGFTLTQATLQRMYILHVFFLPFIVTALIAVHIGIVWMQGIAEPH; encoded by the coding sequence ATGAGTCTCGAACGCAAGGACGACCACGACCACAAAGCCTGGATGCAAAAGCGGGACCTGTCGGCAGTCGAGTCGATTTACCTGACGGTCCTGATCTGGATGGACAAGCGGCTGCGCGTCGTTGACTACCTCGAACTCCTCGAGGACCTGTACTACAAGGTCAACATGCAGATGCCGAAGAGCCACACCGAGCAGTACAACCTGGACAACAAGTTCTGGTACTGGTATCCGCTGTACGCGCTCGGGTCGTTCTCGACTATCGCGTACGTCGTCGCCGCGATAAGCGGCGCGCTGCTCGGGTTCTACTACGCGCCCGCCGCGGGTGCCGCAAACGGCGACCCGACGGTGGCGTACAACTCCATCACCTTCATCATGACAGACCTGAACCTGGGCTTCTTCCTGCGGAGTCTCCACCGCTGGGCCGCCCAGGTGATGACCGCGGCCGTGTTCCTGCACATGCTCCGTGTCTACTTCACGGGCGCGTACAAGGAGCCCCGCGAGCTCAACTGGATTCTCGGCATCATCCTCATCTCGCTGACGATGGTGTTCGGGTACACGGGCTACCTGCTCCCCTGGGACCAGCTCGCCTACTGGGCGGGGACCATCGGCGTCAACATGTCGCTGTCAATCCCGCTCGTCGGCGAGTGGGTCGCCCAGCTCCTGTTCGGTGGCTTCACGCTGACGCAGGCCACGCTGCAGCGGATGTACATCCTGCACGTGTTCTTCCTGCCGTTCATCGTGACCGCCCTCATCGCCGTCCACATCGGCATCGTCTGGATGCAGGGCATCGCGGAACCGCACTGA
- a CDS encoding DEAD/DEAH box helicase family protein: protein MADVTLTFEEGTIRVAGDPPDDLPGVEYDPRSQTGRAPASRYAALREALAEAALSVDDRVLDLPDLDLASTYRLREYQRAALDAWQAGEGNAGTGPQRRGVLELPTGSGKTVIGIAAMEALGTPTLVVVPTIDLLEQWRRELTAEFEIPVGQLGGGTQRVENVTVSTYDSAYLRADELGDRFGLVVFDEVHHLGGEGYRQIARLLAAPARLGLTATFERPDGAHEAVADLLGPLVHRVEVDDLAGEHLADYDIKRIEVELTETERETYERHQSTFTDYLKQSNIQLRSGSDYQELVKRSGTDPRAREALLAKQRARDVMMNAERKVGELAELLDRHREDRVILFTASTDLVYRLAERFLIPAITHETPADEREAILRRFREGEYSRVVTANVLDEGVDVPACNVGVLLAGSGSKREFTQRLGRLLRPTDDGGRAILYELVAEETAEERVASRRR from the coding sequence GTGGCAGACGTGACGCTCACCTTCGAGGAGGGGACGATTCGGGTCGCCGGCGACCCCCCCGACGACCTCCCCGGCGTCGAGTACGACCCCCGCTCGCAGACCGGGCGAGCCCCCGCCTCCCGGTACGCCGCGCTCCGGGAGGCGCTGGCCGAGGCCGCGCTGTCGGTCGACGACCGCGTGCTCGACCTCCCCGACCTCGACCTCGCCTCGACCTACCGCCTTCGCGAGTACCAGCGGGCGGCGCTGGACGCCTGGCAGGCCGGCGAGGGCAACGCCGGGACCGGCCCGCAGCGCCGCGGCGTGCTGGAACTGCCGACCGGCAGCGGCAAGACCGTCATCGGCATCGCCGCGATGGAAGCGCTCGGGACCCCGACGCTGGTCGTCGTCCCGACAATCGACCTGCTGGAGCAGTGGCGGCGGGAACTCACCGCGGAGTTCGAGATACCCGTCGGGCAACTCGGCGGCGGCACGCAGCGCGTCGAGAACGTGACCGTCTCGACGTACGACTCCGCCTACCTCCGGGCGGACGAACTCGGCGACCGCTTCGGCCTGGTCGTCTTCGACGAGGTGCACCACCTCGGCGGGGAGGGGTACCGGCAGATTGCACGCCTGCTCGCCGCGCCGGCCCGCCTCGGCCTCACCGCGACCTTCGAGCGCCCCGACGGGGCCCACGAGGCCGTCGCGGACCTGCTCGGGCCGCTGGTCCACCGCGTCGAGGTCGACGACCTGGCCGGCGAGCACCTCGCGGACTACGACATCAAGCGCATCGAGGTCGAACTCACCGAAACGGAGCGGGAGACCTACGAGCGCCACCAGTCGACGTTCACCGACTACCTCAAGCAGTCGAACATCCAGCTGCGAAGCGGCAGCGACTACCAGGAACTCGTCAAGCGCTCGGGAACCGACCCGCGGGCGCGGGAGGCGCTGCTGGCGAAGCAACGCGCACGCGACGTGATGATGAACGCCGAGCGGAAGGTCGGCGAACTGGCGGAACTCCTGGACCGCCACCGGGAGGACCGCGTCATCCTCTTCACCGCGTCGACGGACCTGGTCTACCGGCTGGCCGAGCGATTCCTGATTCCGGCCATCACCCACGAGACGCCGGCCGACGAGCGCGAGGCGATACTCCGGCGGTTCCGCGAGGGCGAGTACTCCCGGGTCGTCACCGCGAACGTCCTCGACGAAGGTGTCGACGTCCCTGCCTGTAACGTCGGCGTACTTCTGGCCGGAAGCGGCTCGAAACGGGAGTTCACCCAGCGGCTGGGCCGCCTTCTCAGGCCGACCGACGACGGCGGCCGGGCCATCCTCTACGAACTCGTCGCCGAGGAGACGGCGGAGGAGCGAGTCGCGAGCCGTCGCCGCTGA
- a CDS encoding ubiquinol-cytochrome c reductase iron-sulfur subunit — MPLDEDKYPQDTGRRRFVKGVVGSAALASVSAAGGAAITTATNRSGAGGGATEFIGIENTAGPAPRGMPIVPIRINDDNELEGIWPEVSEVQSGGGTVTVAEQDVGGTTYSSTWFQYCGVQQYPTVRPDLEADNRFVAEPGTYEWMSDMEKGQPLTVDDFSDYQNWGNGIGRDGLGKPAMGKWRQNEEGRPLPIQVIRSPEVPKMAAGEGKYSEIPSDVRSFIDAATEQSFLAYLDKCTHFCCVPQGFKTTADAGAEDAVYCQCHQSVYDPFSPVKKQFVALPRPEE, encoded by the coding sequence ATGCCACTCGACGAAGACAAATATCCACAGGACACCGGACGTCGCCGCTTCGTGAAGGGCGTCGTCGGGAGTGCGGCCCTCGCTAGCGTCTCCGCGGCAGGCGGTGCCGCCATCACGACGGCGACGAATCGCTCCGGTGCCGGCGGGGGGGCGACGGAGTTCATCGGTATCGAGAACACGGCCGGGCCCGCACCGCGCGGGATGCCCATCGTTCCGATCAGAATAAACGACGACAACGAACTGGAGGGCATCTGGCCCGAAGTCTCGGAGGTCCAGAGCGGTGGCGGCACCGTCACGGTCGCCGAGCAGGACGTCGGCGGAACGACGTACTCCTCGACCTGGTTCCAGTACTGCGGCGTCCAGCAGTACCCGACGGTCAGGCCGGACCTCGAAGCCGACAACCGGTTCGTGGCCGAGCCGGGGACCTACGAGTGGATGAGCGACATGGAGAAGGGCCAGCCGCTGACTGTCGACGACTTCAGCGACTACCAGAACTGGGGCAACGGCATCGGACGGGACGGCCTCGGCAAGCCCGCGATGGGCAAGTGGCGCCAGAACGAGGAGGGGCGCCCGCTCCCGATTCAGGTCATCCGCAGCCCCGAAGTGCCCAAGATGGCCGCCGGTGAGGGGAAATACAGCGAGATACCCAGCGACGTCCGCTCGTTCATCGACGCGGCCACCGAGCAGTCGTTCCTGGCGTACCTCGACAAGTGTACGCACTTCTGCTGTGTGCCACAGGGCTTCAAGACGACGGCGGACGCCGGTGCCGAGGACGCGGTTTACTGTCAGTGTCACCAGTCGGTGTACGACCCATTCAGTCCGGTCAAGAAACAGTTCGTCGCGCTCCCGCGCCCGGAGGAATAA
- a CDS encoding DUF7318 family protein produces the protein MPSEGSTYGDIHRYEPPRESTAAALAIVVLTLIEILLVGLFTFGIIAGWGFPRSFGGIGNMFLGTALAGIFVNLSFILLLYRKEFLPDVMIVKKRRRKWEDLYIREEDVDGTTITDGIGDTIKRAIYPYYKR, from the coding sequence ATGCCGTCCGAAGGCAGCACCTACGGCGACATCCACCGCTACGAACCGCCCCGCGAGAGCACGGCGGCAGCACTCGCAATCGTCGTGCTGACGCTCATCGAGATTCTCCTGGTCGGGCTGTTCACCTTCGGCATCATCGCCGGCTGGGGCTTCCCGCGGTCCTTCGGCGGTATCGGGAACATGTTCCTCGGCACGGCGCTTGCGGGCATCTTCGTGAACCTCTCTTTCATCCTCCTGCTGTACCGCAAGGAGTTCCTGCCGGACGTGATGATCGTCAAGAAGCGCCGGCGCAAGTGGGAGGACCTCTACATCCGCGAGGAGGACGTCGACGGAACGACTATCACCGACGGTATCGGTGACACCATCAAACGCGCTATCTATCCCTACTACAAGCGATAA
- the fdhF gene encoding formate dehydrogenase subunit alpha encodes MSSDKSPVKTICPYCGVGCGIQVMEGDEPGDMRFVPWGDAPVNEGSICIKGGAATEVVDHEDRLTDPLIKEDGEFREATWEEAFDLIVSEMERIREAYGPDGMGFFGSSKTMNEENYLIQKLARRYGTNQVDNCTRMCHASTVWALRTSLGMGAMTNSMADLREAADVFWIQGANPGEQHPIANSQYFRQAVLEGATVVQVDPHANKTTRSFDIEETDRHMHLQLTPGTDIPLLNVVLKTILENHEEHPEEGWLDEAFIEDRTEGFEHLKETLADFDREAAAEECGVPLSDIERAAETYAMADNAAIFTGMGMSQHACGVDNVQNEINLALITGNVGRPGTGVNPLRGQNNVQGTCDVGAMPNVLPGYQLVDDDEARESVEDVWGFEVPDEPGLTNVEISHAIGDSVFGLYVMGENPIMSEPDGNATERRFREDLEFLCVQDIFLTETAELADVVLPATTWAERDGTVTNTDRRVQRMRGVHKVHENTRHDLDILCEVGTRLFGEGFDFDGPEDVFEELREVCPIMHGMTYDRLGEEGIHWPCYEPGDEGDQYLYEDAFETENGLGNIEGVVHQEPEETPDEEYPLVLTTARLEEHYNTGTMSRRSPTLSRQHPENFVDVHPNDAERYGIEDGDYVKLKSRRGEITVRADVTEDIKEGVVWTTPHFAAASANRLTNDVLDERAKIPEYKAAAAEIEVGVEPADDAAGDD; translated from the coding sequence ATGTCAAGCGACAAATCCCCGGTCAAGACTATCTGTCCGTACTGTGGCGTCGGCTGTGGCATCCAGGTGATGGAAGGCGACGAGCCGGGCGACATGCGGTTCGTCCCGTGGGGCGACGCGCCGGTCAACGAGGGGAGCATCTGCATCAAGGGTGGCGCGGCGACGGAAGTCGTCGACCACGAGGACCGGCTGACCGACCCGCTGATCAAGGAGGACGGCGAGTTCCGGGAGGCGACCTGGGAGGAGGCCTTCGACCTGATCGTCTCCGAGATGGAGCGCATCCGCGAGGCGTACGGCCCGGACGGGATGGGCTTTTTCGGCTCCTCGAAGACGATGAACGAGGAGAACTACCTCATCCAGAAGCTCGCTCGCCGGTACGGCACGAACCAGGTGGACAACTGCACGCGGATGTGCCACGCCTCGACCGTCTGGGCGCTCCGGACCAGCCTCGGGATGGGCGCGATGACGAACAGCATGGCCGACCTCAGGGAGGCCGCGGACGTGTTCTGGATACAGGGGGCCAATCCCGGCGAGCAACACCCGATCGCCAACAGCCAGTACTTCCGGCAGGCCGTCCTGGAGGGCGCGACGGTCGTCCAGGTCGACCCCCACGCCAACAAGACGACGCGGTCGTTCGACATCGAGGAGACCGACCGGCACATGCACCTCCAGCTCACCCCCGGGACTGACATCCCGCTCTTGAACGTCGTCCTCAAGACGATTCTCGAGAACCACGAGGAACACCCCGAGGAGGGCTGGCTCGACGAGGCGTTCATCGAGGACCGCACCGAGGGCTTCGAGCACCTCAAAGAGACGCTGGCGGACTTCGACAGGGAGGCCGCCGCGGAGGAGTGTGGCGTCCCGCTTTCGGACATCGAACGCGCCGCCGAGACGTACGCGATGGCCGACAACGCCGCCATCTTCACGGGCATGGGCATGTCCCAGCACGCCTGCGGCGTCGACAACGTGCAAAACGAGATCAACCTCGCGCTCATCACCGGCAACGTCGGCCGCCCGGGCACGGGCGTGAACCCGCTCCGCGGCCAGAACAACGTCCAGGGGACCTGTGACGTCGGCGCGATGCCCAACGTCCTGCCCGGCTATCAACTGGTCGACGACGACGAGGCACGCGAGTCCGTCGAGGACGTCTGGGGCTTCGAGGTCCCCGACGAGCCCGGCCTGACGAACGTCGAGATCTCCCACGCCATCGGCGACTCCGTCTTCGGGCTGTACGTCATGGGCGAGAACCCGATCATGAGCGAACCCGACGGCAACGCCACCGAACGGCGATTCCGTGAGGACCTGGAGTTCCTCTGCGTCCAGGACATCTTCCTGACCGAGACGGCCGAACTCGCGGACGTCGTGCTCCCGGCGACGACCTGGGCGGAACGCGACGGCACCGTCACCAACACCGACCGGCGCGTCCAGCGGATGCGCGGGGTCCACAAAGTCCACGAGAACACCAGACACGACCTCGACATCCTGTGCGAGGTTGGCACTCGCCTGTTCGGTGAGGGCTTCGACTTCGACGGCCCCGAAGACGTGTTCGAGGAACTCCGCGAGGTCTGTCCGATCATGCACGGGATGACCTACGACCGCCTCGGCGAGGAGGGCATCCACTGGCCCTGCTACGAGCCGGGCGACGAGGGCGACCAGTACCTCTACGAGGACGCGTTCGAGACGGAGAACGGCCTCGGGAACATCGAGGGCGTCGTCCACCAGGAACCCGAGGAGACGCCCGACGAGGAGTACCCGCTCGTCCTCACCACGGCCCGCCTCGAGGAGCACTACAACACCGGGACGATGAGCCGGCGCTCCCCGACGCTCTCGCGGCAGCACCCGGAGAACTTCGTCGACGTGCACCCCAACGACGCCGAGCGGTACGGCATCGAGGACGGCGACTACGTGAAACTCAAGTCCCGCCGCGGGGAGATTACCGTCCGCGCGGACGTCACCGAGGACATCAAGGAGGGCGTCGTCTGGACCACGCCCCACTTCGCGGCCGCCTCCGCGAACCGCCTGACGAACGACGTGCTCGACGAGCGCGCGAAGATTCCCGAGTACAAGGCCGCGGCCGCCGAGATAGAGGTCGGCGTCGAACCCGCCGACGACGCCGCTGGCGACGACTGA
- a CDS encoding halocyanin domain-containing protein translates to MNRREFLRTAGGAAGGAAAVSAGASPAAAAEGGGGGGTKPDLGGYLDGANNYSGTVVDETGNDEVSVDVGAGNSGLAFGPAAVHVDNGATVVWEWTGEGGNHNVVSEDDVFNSGPAMASGTFEHTFTEDGIYPYFCSPHKTSGMLGVIVVGTDFPTVSADAATPLDPAHMGVPYQAHFVGIATILAIFMSLIFTFFLLKYGESAHTEGGNN, encoded by the coding sequence ATGAACAGGCGGGAGTTTCTTCGAACAGCCGGTGGCGCCGCCGGCGGTGCCGCCGCAGTGAGTGCTGGCGCTAGCCCCGCTGCTGCCGCGGAAGGCGGCGGTGGCGGTGGCACGAAACCGGACCTCGGGGGTTACCTCGACGGCGCGAACAACTACAGCGGTACTGTCGTGGACGAGACTGGCAACGACGAAGTGTCGGTCGACGTCGGCGCGGGCAACAGTGGGCTCGCGTTCGGGCCGGCCGCAGTCCACGTCGACAACGGCGCGACGGTCGTCTGGGAGTGGACCGGCGAGGGCGGCAACCACAACGTCGTCTCCGAGGACGACGTGTTCAATTCCGGGCCAGCCATGGCCTCGGGCACGTTCGAGCACACGTTCACCGAAGACGGCATCTATCCGTACTTCTGTTCCCCGCACAAGACCAGCGGGATGCTCGGCGTCATCGTCGTCGGGACGGACTTCCCCACGGTGAGCGCCGACGCGGCGACGCCGCTCGACCCGGCACACATGGGTGTGCCCTACCAGGCACACTTCGTCGGTATCGCGACCATCCTCGCCATCTTCATGTCGCTGATATTCACCTTCTTCCTGCTGAAGTACGGTGAGTCCGCACACACCGAAGGAGGGAACAACTGA
- a CDS encoding DUF7319 domain-containing protein, producing the protein MSDASDEVAEAGDREGPPTGADASGDEDIEALRQQVEEKYDFENFGPRDMAEMSPEEWDAAFDPDTWITGEELLDRVEADLKHRVATRDVFARVERFDDLIIAYSDSGYAAVYEDGSVEGSGTVLRDVKPTVALCSMDSYEVPEMPEGEVLPQPQEIPESSDALGNTVLQVVAGVQVLAGLVMLAAWALYSLGVLSRPGTNQQELNLWLLVVAGLGFLGIGIFLFVMVANARLSDKFRAEEFRNRLRAIGLEDGERPDFLNELDGVEGDLPDELLPAEGDGGGKAASEPDGEGDGADDERASSGSA; encoded by the coding sequence ATGAGCGACGCCTCCGACGAGGTGGCCGAGGCCGGGGACCGCGAGGGACCCCCGACCGGGGCGGACGCATCCGGCGACGAGGACATCGAGGCCCTGCGCCAGCAGGTCGAGGAGAAGTACGACTTCGAGAACTTCGGCCCGCGGGACATGGCGGAGATGAGCCCCGAGGAGTGGGACGCAGCCTTCGACCCGGACACCTGGATTACCGGCGAGGAACTGCTCGACCGGGTGGAGGCCGACCTGAAACACCGGGTCGCGACGCGCGACGTCTTCGCCCGCGTCGAGCGGTTCGACGACCTCATCATCGCCTACTCCGACTCCGGCTACGCGGCGGTCTACGAAGACGGCAGTGTCGAGGGCAGCGGCACCGTCCTCCGGGACGTGAAGCCGACGGTCGCGCTGTGTTCGATGGACTCCTACGAGGTGCCGGAGATGCCCGAGGGAGAGGTGCTGCCACAGCCCCAGGAGATTCCCGAGAGCAGCGACGCGCTGGGCAACACCGTCCTGCAGGTGGTCGCCGGCGTGCAGGTGCTGGCGGGGCTGGTGATGCTGGCCGCGTGGGCGCTGTACTCGCTGGGCGTGCTCTCGCGCCCGGGGACGAACCAGCAGGAACTGAACCTCTGGCTGCTCGTCGTCGCCGGCCTGGGTTTCCTGGGCATCGGCATCTTCCTGTTCGTGATGGTCGCCAACGCGCGGCTGTCGGACAAGTTCCGGGCCGAGGAGTTCCGGAATCGCCTCCGGGCCATCGGGCTGGAGGACGGCGAGCGGCCGGACTTCCTCAACGAACTCGACGGGGTCGAGGGCGACCTGCCCGACGAACTCCTGCCGGCCGAGGGCGACGGGGGCGGGAAGGCCGCGTCCGAACCCGACGGCGAGGGCGACGGAGCCGACGACGAGCGGGCGTCGTCGGGGTCTGCATGA